In Streptococcus pneumoniae, the sequence AGAGTATGAGATTGAGGACTATGTACATTTCCTTGGTTATCAAAAAAATCCTTATCAGTATTTATCTCAGACGAAAGTTCTCTTGTCTATGTCTAAACAAGAAGGCTTTCCTGGAGTGTATGTGGAGGCCTTGAGTCTGGGACTCCCTTTTATCTCTACGGACGTTGGAGGGGCTGAGGAATTATCCCAAGAAGGACGATTTGGACAAATCATTGAGAGCAATCAAGAGGCAGCTCAGGCGATTACTAATTACATGACTTCTGCCTCAAACTTTAATGTCGATGAGGCTAGCCAATTCATTCAACAATTTACAATTACAAAACAAATCGAACAAGTAGAAAAACTATTAGAGGAGTAGCATGGAAACTGCATTAATTAGTGTGATTGTGCCAGTCTATAATGTGGCGCAGTACCTAGAAAAATCGATAGCTTCCATTCAGAAGCAGACCTATCAAAATCTGGAAATTATTCTTGTTGATGATGGTGCAACAGATGAAAGTGGTCGCTTGTGTGATTCAATCGCTGAACAAGATGACAGGGTGTCAGTGCTTCATAAAAAGAACGAAGGATTGTCGCAAGCACGAAATGATGGGATGAAGCAGGCTCACGGGGATTATCTGATTTTTATTGACTCAGATGATTATATCCATCCAGAAATGATTCAGAGCTTATATGAGCAATTAGTTCAAGAAGATGCGGATGTTTCAAGCTGTGGTGTCATGAATGTCTATGCTAATGATGAAAGCCCACAGTCAGCCAATCAGGATGACTATTTTGTCTGTGATTCTCAAACATTTCTAAAGGAATACCTCATAGGTGAAAAAATACCTGGGACGATTTGCAATAAGCTAATCAAGAGACAAATTGCAACTGCCCTATCCTTTCCTAAGGGGTTGATTTACGAAGATGCCTATTACCATTTTGATTTAATCAAGTTGGCCAAGAAGTATGTGGTTAATACTAAACCCTATTATTACTATTTCCATAGAGGGGATAGTATTACGACCAAACCCTATGCAAAGAAGGATTTAGCCTATATTGATATCTACCAAAAGTTTTATAATGAAGTTGTGAAAAACTATCCTGACTTGAAAGAGGTCGCTTTTTTCAGATTGGCCTATGCTCACTTCTTTATTCTGGATAAGATGTTGCTAGATGATCAGTATAAACAGTTTGAAGCCTATTCTCAGATTCATCGTTTTTTAAAAGGCTATGCTTTTGCTATTTCTAGGAATCCAATTTTCCGTAAGGGGAGAAGAATTAGTGCTTTGGCCCTATTCATAAATATTTCCTTATACCGATTCTTATTACTGAAAAATATTGAAAAATCTAAAAAATTACATTAGAACGGGGGTGACCAAGTGATTGATGGGAAACGATTATTATTTAGTTTGACCATAGTCAGTTATACCTTGACGCTAGTAAGTGGAATTGTGTATCTGTTTAATAATAATAATGTTAGCTTACTTTCTACTTTATTGTTCTTGTTGGTTAGTAGCTTAATTGCTTGTTGGAATGATATCAAGTATTACTTAATCCATTTTATTTTCTATTTAACCATTTTTGTATTTCTGGTATCAAGACCGACCATTGATTATTTTAGGGATGGTGCTTTGGATACCTATCATCCAATAGCCTATCGTTTTGCCTTTATAGTTGTCATGGTTTCGATTCTGGGCTTGACCACAGGAGGCGTCCTGGCTCGTTACTTCATAGCTAGGAAGAAAATAAAAGTAGCAAATATAGGAAATTCTCTAAAAGAGGTTTATATCAAGCGGTTACGCTTTGTATCACTAGGAGTTTTTCTTCTAACCTATCCTTTCTATTTCATTCGGTTATTTGAACGGCTCTTGTATCGTTTGCAGACTTCCTACTATGCCTACTATGCAAATTTTGAAAGTAAACTGCCTTATTTTACCTACATTTTGTCTACCTTTACGGTCTATGCAATGTGTATGTATCTGGCAACCAAGCCAAAGAAATTGCAGGCCACAGCAGTGCTTGTCTCCTTTATTGCAGCTAATACTATTCATTTGGCAATTGGGACACGAAATCCCTTTATTTTAAGTATTTTATTTGCTTTTGTTTATTACTTTATGCGGGAGCAAACTGAAAAAGGAAAATGGATTGGGTTTAAAGAAAAGTTAGCGATTTTTGTAGGTTCTCCTATTCTCATGTTAGCGATGGGAGTACTTAATTATGTACGGGATAATGTCCAAGTTTCCCATACAGGTTTCTGGGATATCTTACTTGACTTTATCTATAAACAAGGAACTAGTTTTGGTGTTCTGGCTCGAGGTTTTCTATTTAACAGTAGCCTCCCTTACCGAGATTTCCGTAATTTTACTTTTGGTCCTGTTCTTGATTATTTTGCAAGGGGGAGTTTGGGAGCCATTTTCGGAGGAAAAGCCTTTGAACATACAACCAATAGTGTGGAACTAGCTATTGATAGTAATAGTTATGCCCACAATCTATCCTATCTTGTCTTGAACAAGGAATACTTGAAAGGGCATGGTATCGGAAGTAGTTATATCATGGAGTTGTATACCGACTATGGTATGATTGGAGTCTTTCTGCTTAGTTTCTTACTCGGCGTATTATTTATAGCCATGCTGCAAGTAGCCTATCGCTCAAGGACAATCCTATTTGCTTTATCCCTACTCATCTTGAATAATCTATTCTTTATGCCAAGAAGCAGCTTTTCAGAAAGTTTCTTCAATTTATTTACAATGCAATTCTGGGGAATTGTTCTTGTGATTATATTTGTAGCAAAAATGCTTACAAAGGAAAACTAGTATCTACTAAACAAAGGAGAAAAAAATCATGTTTGAACATTATTCAGTAGCTGATTTGTTTGCAAATCTTTATAAAAAGCGAAAAGCAAATATTTTAGCTCTCATCGCTTTATTTGCTCTCATTGCTGTACCATTTACAATTAAAGCAGTTAGGAATAAAAACACTGTCAAAGATACAACAAGTTATTCAACTTATCTTATCTATAAAATCACTCCTCCAAAAGAGTCGGCCAAAACGATTTTGAATCATCAAATTGGTGGTTATAGTGATTTTTATGGGAAATTGATTGATGGTAATTTGAATGGAGCTTATCTTTTCAATGATGTAGAACCCAGTGAGTTGAAAAAAATTGCCAGTGAATTAGACACGACAGAAACAACCTTGAAAAATTCAACGAATGACTATTGGTGGAAAAAATTGACCGTCTACTATATGATTGACGATGCAGGGGTTGGTGTGAAAATTTTGACATCAAGTAAAGATGCCAATGACTTGTTAGAGAAAAAAATTGATGGGTTGATTGAGAAATTTAAACATGCCTATGCAAATGTGAAAATTGAAAAACTGGAAACCATCAACTCTAAAGAATTGAACGCAAATGGTGAAACAGCGCTTGGCTTAAATGTGAAAAATCTGATTCTTCGTTTAGTTGTTATTGGAGTGGTTTGTGTGATTTTGGTTGTGATGGGAAATGTGTTAGTTTATCTCTTTAATCCAACAATCAATAGAGTAGGTGATTTTTCTCAGTATCAAATTGATTTTGTAACAGAGATTACAACAATTGCTAACCTAGCAGATGTTTTGTCATACAAAAATACTGGACAGGAATTGACCATCGTTAGCTCAAATAAAGCTATCCTAGATAAATTGAAACAGAGTCAAGAAGCTTTAAAAGGAATGCATTTTGTAGATTTACAGGATGTATCATCTCTTTTGGAAAGAGATACAGTCCTTCTTGTTGAAGAGTACGGAGTGACTCGTTATAAGAAATTTGAGCAAAGTCTTCAAATTCTCAGAAACTTAAATCGTTCTATCCTCGGTGTAGCAACCTTTAAATTATAAGTATTCTGATGTATAAGGTCTTCAAAATCGGCTAAGAGCCGATTTTGAAGGCTTTTTCTATCTGTCTGCAGAAATTTTCTTTTGGAGTCTCCTATAGAAAGACCCTAGGGAAAATCTATCCGTATAGAGGAGCCTTCTTTTGATAAAATCGTAAAAATCTAGTATAATAGATAGAACTGAAAGTATGAGGTTACTAGCAATGAAAATGAAACAAATTAGTGATACAACTTTAAAAATCACGATGTCTTTAGAGGATTTGATGGATCGTGGAATGGAGATTGCTGACTTTCTCGTTCCTCAAGAAAAAACAGAAGAGTTCTTTTATGCTATCTTGGATGAGCTAGAGATGCCTGATAGCTTTCTGGATACAGGCATGTTGAGCTTCCGTGTGACTCCAAAACCTGATAAGGTAGATGTCTTTGTGACCAAGTCAAAGATTGACCAAAATCTAGATTTTGAAGACTTATCGGATTTGCCAGATATGGAAGAATTGGCTCAAATGTCTCCAGATGAATTTATCAAAACCCTGGAAAAAAGCATAGCAGACAAAACCAAGGATGATATCGAAGCCATTCAATCTCTTGAGCAAGTTGAAGCCAAGGAAGAAGAGCAAGAGCAGGCTGAACAAGAAGCTGAGAGTAAGAAAGAACCTTACATCTACTACATCCTTTCTTTTGCTAAGTTGGCTGACTTGGTAGCTTTTGCCAAGACAGTGACTTTTGAAATGGAAACTTCTGAACTCTACAAAATGAACGAGCGCTATTATTTGACCATTTTAGTGGATATTGAAAATCATCCAAGCCCATATCCAGCTTGGCTGTTGGCCCGTATGCGCGAGTTTGCAGACGATAGTGATATCAGTCGCTCAGTCTTACAAGAGTATGGTCAAGTCTTGATGAGTCACGATGCAGTGCTCAATCTGCAAAAAATCGGCTAATCCTTTCTGGAAAGCTATTTTCAGATTTTAAGAAGAGCGAATCGTCTGATTCGTTTTTTCTTTTTATACTGAAATAGTGATTTACTATAATAGGAATTTTCACAAAATTCTGTTATAATGGCTATATTAGAAAATTTCGAGGAGATAAAGATGACAGTTAAAATTGCTTTACTAGGATTTGGTACCGTTGCAAGTGGTGTGCCTTTCCTCCTAAAGGAAAATGGAGGAAAAATTAATCAATCAGCACATTCAGATATCAAAGTTGCTAAGGTATTGGTCAAGGATGAAGATGAAAAAAATCGCTTGCTTGCAGCAGGGAATGACTTTAACTTTGTAACCAATGTGGATGATATTTTATCAGACCAGGATATTACTATCGTAGTGGAATTGATGGGGCGTATTGAGCCTGCTAAAACCTTTATCACTCGTGCCTTGGAAGCTGGAAAACACGTTGTTACTGCTAACAAGGACCTTTTAGCTGTCCATGGCGCAGAATTGCTAGAAATCGCTCAAGCTAACAAGGTAGCACTTTACTACGAAGCAGCAGTTGCTGGTGGGATTCCAATTCTTCGTACTTTAGCAAATTCCTTGGCTTCTGATAAAATTACGCGCGTGCTTGGAGTAGTCAACGGAACTTCCAACTTCATGGTGACCAAGATGGTGGAAGAAGGCTGGTCTTACGATGATGCTCTTGCGGAAGCACAACGTCTAGGATTTGCAGAAAGCGATCCGACGAATGACGTAGATGGGATTGATGCAGCCTACAAGATGGTTATTTTGAGCCAATTTGCCTTTGGCATGAAGATTGCCTTTGATGATGTAGCCCACAAGGGAATCCGCAATATCACACCAGAAGACGTAGCTGTAGCTCAAGAGCTTGGTTACGTAGTGAAATTGGTTGGTTCTATTGAGGAAACTTCTTCAGGTATTGCTGCAGAAGTGACTCCAACCTTCCTACCTAAAGCGCACCCACTTGCTAGTGTGAATGGCGTAATGAACGCTGTCTTTGTAGAATCTATCGGTATTGGTGAGTCTATGTACTACGGACCAGGTGCTGGTCAAAAACCAACTGCAACAAGTGTTGTAGCTGATATTGTCCGTATCGTTCGTCGTTTGAATGATGGTACTATTGGCAAAGACTTCAACGAATATAGCCGTGACTTGGTCTTGGCAAATCCTGAAGATGTCAAAGCAAACTACTATTTCTCAATCTTGGCTCTAGACTCAAAAGGTCAGGTCTTGAAGTTGGCTGAAATCTTCAATGCTCAAGATATTTCCTTTAAGCAAATCCTTCAAGATGGCAAAGAGGGTGACAAGGCGCGTGTCGTTATCATCACACACAAGATTAATAAAGCCCAGCTTGAAAATGTCTCAGCTGAATTGAAGAAGGTTTCAGAATTCGACCTCTTGAATACCTTCAAGGTGCTAGGAGAATAAGATGAAGATTATTGTACCTGCAACCAGTGCCAATATCGGGCCAGGTTTTGACTCGGTCGGTGTAGCTGTAACCAAGTATCTTCAAATTGAGGTCTGCGAAGAACGAGATGAGTGGCTGATTGAACACCAGATTGGCAAATGGATTCCACATGATGAGCGTAATCTCTTGCTCAAAATCGCTTTGCAAATTGTACCAGACTTGCAACCAAGACGCTTGAAAATGACCAGTGATGTCCCTTTGGCGCGCGGTTTGGGTTCTTCCAGCTCGGTTATCGTTGCTGGGATTGAACTAGCCAACCAACTGGGTCAACTCAACTTATCAGACCATGAAAAATTGCAGTTAGCGACCAAGATTGAAGGGCATCCTGACAATGTGGCTCCAGCCATTTATGGTAATCTCGTTATTGCAAGTTCTGTTGAAGGGCAAGTCTCTGCTATCGTAGCAGACTTTCCAGAGTGTGATTTTCTAGCTTACATTCCAAACTATGAATTACGTACTCGCGACAGCCGTAGTGTCTTGCCTAAAAAATTGTCTTATAAGGAAGCTGTTGCTGCAAGTTCTATCGCCAATGTAGCGGTTGCTGCCTTGTTGGCAGGAGACATGGTGACCGCTGGGCAAGCAATCGAGGGAGACCTCTTCCATGAGCGCTATCGTCAGGACTTGGTAAGAGAATTTGCGATGATTAAGCAAGTGACCAAAGAAAATGGGGCCTATGCAACCTACCTTTCTGGTGCTGGGCCGACAGTTATGGTTCTGGCTTCTCATGACAAGATGCCAACAATTAAGGCAGAATTGGAAAAGCAACCTTTCAAAGGAAAACTGCATGACTTGAGAGTTGATACCCAAGGTGTCCGTGTAGAAGCAAAATAAAGAATAGAAGATAGGATGGGGAAACTCTTGACCAGAGGGTTTCATATCCTTTTTGTGAAAAGAAGTTTATACTCAATGAAAATCAAAGAGCAAACTAGGAAGCTAGCCGCAGGCTGCTCAAAACAGTGTTTTGAGGTTGTGGATAGAACTGACGAAGTCAGCTCAAGACACTGTTTTGAGGTTGCAGATAGAACTGACGAAGTCAGCTCAAGACACTGTTTTGAGGTTGCAGATAGAACTGACGAAGTCAGCTCAAGACACTGTTTTGAGGTTGCAGATAGAACTGACGAAGTCAGCTCAAGACACTGTTTTGAGGTTGCAGATAGAACTGACGAAGTCAGCTCAAGACACTGTTTTGAGGTTGCAGATAGAACTGACGAAGTCAGTAACCATACCTACGGTAAGGTGACGCTGACGTGGTTTGAAGAGATTTTCGAAGAGTATTAGTTAAAAACGTGATAAAGGAGAAATAAAAATGGCAGAAATTTATCTAGCAGGTGGTTGTTTTTGGGGCCTAGAGGAATATTTTTCACGCATTTCTGGAGTGCTAGAAACCAGTGTTGGCTACGCTAATGGTCAAGTCGAAACGACCAATTACCAGTTGCTCAAGGAAACAGACCATGCAGAAACGGTCCAAGTGATTTACGATGAGAAGGAAGTGTCACTCAGAGAGATTTTACTTTATTATTTCCGAGTTATCGATCCTCTATCTATCAATCAACAAGGGAATGACCGTGGTCGCCAATATCGAACTGGGATTTATTATCAGGATGAAGCAGATTTGCCAGCTATCTACACAGTGGTGCAGGAGCAGGAACGCATGCTGGGTCGAAAGATTGCAGTAGAAGTGGAGCAATTACGCCACTACATTCTGGCTGAAGACTACCACCAAGACTATCTCAGGAAGAATCCTTCAGGTTACTGTCATATCGATGTGACCGATGCTGATAAGCCATTGATTGATGCAGCAAACTATGAAAAGCCTAGTCAAGAGGTGTTGAAGGCCAGTCTATCTGAAGAGTCTTATCGTGTCACACAAGAAGCTGCTACAGAGGCTCCATTTACCAATGCCTATGACCAAACCTTTGAAGAGGGGATTTATGTAGATATTACGACAGGTGAGCCACTCTTTTTTGCCAAGGATAAGTTTGCTTCAGGTTGTGGTTGGCCAAGTTTTAGCCGTCCGATTTCCAAAGAGTTGATTCATTATTACAAGGATCTGAGCCATGGAATGGAGCGAATTGAAGTTCGTTCTCGTTCAGGCAGTGCTCACTTGGGTCATGTTTTCACAGATGGACCGCGGGAGTTAGGCGGCCTCCGTTACTGTATCAATTCTGCTTCTTTACGCTTTGTGGCCAAGGATGAGATGGAAAAAGCAGGATATGGCTATCTATTGCCTTACTTAAACAAATAAAACAGAGAGTGGGGCTTCCCACTTTCTTCATTTCTAGAATATGAATAGAAGGGATTTATGAAACACCTATTATCTTACTTCAAACCCTACATCAAGGAATCAATTTTAGCCCCCTTGTTCAAGCTGTTAGAAGCTGTTTTTGAGCTCTTGGTTCCCATGGTGATTGCTGGGATTGTTGACCAATCTTTACCTCAGGGAGATCAAGGTCATCTCTGGATGCAGATTGGCCTGCTCCTTATCTTTGCAGTAATTGGCGTTTTAGTGGCCTTGATAGCTCAATTTTACTCAGCAAAGGCAGCAGTAGGTTTTGCTAAGGAATTGACAAACGATCTTTATCGTCATATTCTTTCCTTGCCAAAGGACAGCAGAGACCGTCTGACAACTTCTAGTTTGGTTACTCGCTTGACTTCGGATACCTACCAGATTCAGACTGGTATCAATCAATTCCTGCGTCTCTTTTTACGAGCGCCCATTATCGTTTTTGGTGCCATTTTTATGGCTTATCGAATCTCAGCTGAGTTGACTTTCTGGTTCTTAGTCATGGTTGCCATTTTGACCATTGTCATTGTAGGGTTATCTCGATTGGTCAATCCTCTCTACAGTAGTCTCAGAAAGAAAACGGACCAACTGGTTCAGGAAACGCGCCAGCAATTGCAAGGGATGCGGGTTATTCGTGCTTTTGGTCAAGAAAAACGAGAGTTACAGATTTTTCAAACCCTTAACCAAGTTTATGCTAGATTACAAGAAAAGACAGGTTTCTTGTCTAGTTTATTAACACCTCTGACCTATCTGATTGTCAATGGAACTCTTCTCGTTATTATCTGGCAAGGCTATATTTCAATTCAAGGAGGAGTACTCAGTCAAGGTGCTCTCATTGCTCTTATCAATTACCTCTTACAGATTTTGGTGGAATTGGTCAAGCTAGCCATGCTGATCAATTCCCTCAACCAGTCCTATATCTCAGCCAAGAGAATCGAGGAGGTCTTTGCGGAATCTCCCGAAAACATCCATTCAGAATTAGAACAAAAGCAAGTTACCAGTGGTCGGGTTTTACAAGTCCAAGAATTGACTTTTACCTATCCTGATGCGGCCCAGCCTTCTCTGAGAGACATTTCCTTTGATATGACTCAAGGACAAATCCTTGGTATCATTGGGGGGACTGGTTCTGGTAAATCAAGCTTGGTGCAACTCTTACTTGGACTTTATCCAGTAGACAAGGGGAACATTGACCTTTATCAAAATGGACGTAGTCCTCTTAATTTGGAGCAGTGGCGGTCTTGGATTGCCTATGTACCTCAAAAGGTCGAACTCTTTAAGGGAACTATTCGTTCCAACTTGACTTTAGGTTTAAATCAAGAAGTGACTGATCAAGAACTCTGGCAAGCCTTGGAGATTGCGCAAGCTAAGGATTTTGTCAGTGATAAGGAAGGACTCTTGGATGCTCTAGTTGAAGCAGGAGGGCGAAATTTCTCAGGTGGACAAAAACAAAGGCTGTCTATCGCACGAGCAGTCTTGCGCCAGGCTCCGTTTCTCATCCTAGATGATGCGACCTCAGCACTGGACACCATTACAGAGTCCAAGCTCTTGAAAGCTATTAGAGAAAATTTTCCAAACATGAGCTTAATTTTGATCTCTCAACGAACCTCGACTTTACAGATGGCGGACCAGATTCTCCTCTTGGAAAAAGGTGAGTTGCTAGCTGTTGGCAAGCACGATGACTTGATGAAATCCAGTCAAGTCTATCGTGAAATCAATGCATCCCAACATGGAAAGGAGGACTAGAATGAAACGACAAACTGTAAACCAGACGCTCAAACGTTTAGTCGTAGATTTAGCAAACCATCCCTTCCTCCTTTTCCTAGCCTTTCTAGGAACTATTGCCCAAGTTGGCTTATCAATTTACCTACCTATTCTGATTGGGCAGGTCATTGACCAAGTCCTAGTGGCTGGTTCATCACCAGTTTTTTGGCAGATTTTTCTCCAGATGCTCTTGGTGGTAATAGGAAATACTCTGGTACAATGGGCCAATCCTCTCCTCTATAATCGTCTAATCTTCTCTTATACCAGAGATTTACGAGAGCGAATCATCCATAAACTCCATCGGTTACCGATTGCTTTTGCGGATCGGCAAGGCAATGGAGAGATGGTCAGTCGTGTAACCACGGATATCGAACAGTTGGCAGCTGGCTTGACCATGATTTTTAACCAATTTTTCATTGGTGTTTTGATGATTTTGGTTAGTATTCTAGCCATGCTCCAAATTCATCTCCTCATGACTCTCTTAGTCTTGCTGTTGACGCCACTGTCCATGGTGATTTCACGCTTTATTGCCAAGAGATCCTATCATCTCTTCCAGAAGCAAACAGAGACGAGGGGAATTCAGACTCAGTTGATTGAAGAATCGCTTAGCCAGCAGACTATAATCCAGTCCTTCAATGCTCAAACAGAATTTATCCAAAGATTGCGTGAGGCTCATGACAACTACTCAGGCTATTCTCAGTCAGCCATCTTTTATTCTTCAACGGTCAATCCTTCGACTCGCTTTGTAAATGCACTCATTTATGCCCTTTTAGCTGGAGTAGGAGCTTATCGTATCATGATGGGTTCAACCTTGACCGTCGGTCGTTTAGTGACTTTTTTGAACTATGTTCAGCAATACACCAAGCCCTTTAACGATATTTCTTCAGTGCTAGCTGAGTTGCAAAGTGCTCTGGCTTGCGTAGAGCGTATCTATGGGGTCTTAGATAGCCCTGAAGTGGCTGAAACAGGTAAGGAAGTCTTGACCAGTGACCAAGTTAAGGGAGCTATTTCCTTTAAACATGTCTCTTTTGGCTACCATCCTGAAAAAATTTTGATTAAGGAGTTGTCTATCGATATTCCAGCTGGTAGTAAGGTAGCCATCGTTGGTCCGACAGGTGCTGGAAAATCAACTCTTATCAATCTCCTTATGCGTTTTTATCCCATTAGCTCGGGAGATATCTTGCTGGATGGGCAATCCATTTATGATTATACACGAGTATCATTGAGACAGCAGTTTGGTATGGTGCTTCAAGAAACCTGGCTCACACAAGGGACCATTCATGATAATATTGCCTTTGGCAATCCTGAAGCCAGTCGAGAGCAAGTAATTGCTGCTGCCAAAGCAGCTAATGCAGACTTTTTCATCCAACAGTTGCCACAGGGATACGATACCAAGTTGGAAAATGCTGGAGAATCTCTCTCTGTCGGCCAAGCTCAGCTCTTGACCATAGCCCGAGTCTTTCTGGCTATTCCAAAGATTCTTATCTTAGACGAGGCAACTTCTTCCATTGATACACGGACAGAAGTGCTGGTACAGGATGCCTTTGCAAAACTCATGAAGGGCCGCACAAGCTTCATCATTGCTCACCGTTTGTCAACCATTCAGGATGCGGATTTAATTCTTGTCTTAGTAGATGGTGATATTGTTGAATATGGTAACCATCAAGAACTCATGGATAGAAAGGGTAAGTATTACCAAATGCAAAAAGCTGCGGCTTTTAGTTCTGAATAAGCCATTCTCTTTTGAAAGTTTATGGACGAAAAAAGTTGCCTTCGAGTGACTTTTTTGTTACAATAGCTAGAAAAATTGTTCACTGTAATACTCAATGAAAATTAAAGAGCAAACTAGGAAGCTAGCCGTAGGTTGCTCAAAACACTGTTTTGAGGTTGCAGATAGAACTGACGAAGTCAGTAACCACACCTACGGCAAAGTGAATCTGAAGTGGTTTGAAGAGAGTACAACTTGTCTTTTAGAAAAGGAGCCTATAATGAAAGTCTTTCAGCATGTAAATATCGTGACTTGTGATCAAGATTTCCATGTTTATCTTGATGGAATCTTAGCAGTCAAGGATTCTCAAATCGTCTATGTCGGTCAAGATAAGCCAGCGTTTTTAGAGCAAGCTGAGCAGATTATAGACTATCAGGGAGCTTGGATTATGCCTGGTTTGGTCAATTGTCACACCCATTCTGCAATGACAGGTCTGAGAGGGATCCGAGATGACAGCAATCTCCATGAATGGCTCAATGACTATATCTGGCCAGCAGAATCTGAGTTTACTCCCGACATGACTACCAATGCGGTCAAAGAAGCCCTAACAGAGATGCTCCAGTCAGGAACAACAACCTTTAACGATATGTATAATCCCAATGGTGTGGATATCCAGCAAATTTATCAGGTGGTGAAAACTTCCAAGATGCGTTGTTATTTTTCTCCGACTCTCTTTTCTTCAGAGACAGAAACAACTGCTGAGACTA encodes:
- a CDS encoding glycosyltransferase family 2 protein — translated: METALISVIVPVYNVAQYLEKSIASIQKQTYQNLEIILVDDGATDESGRLCDSIAEQDDRVSVLHKKNEGLSQARNDGMKQAHGDYLIFIDSDDYIHPEMIQSLYEQLVQEDADVSSCGVMNVYANDESPQSANQDDYFVCDSQTFLKEYLIGEKIPGTICNKLIKRQIATALSFPKGLIYEDAYYHFDLIKLAKKYVVNTKPYYYYFHRGDSITTKPYAKKDLAYIDIYQKFYNEVVKNYPDLKEVAFFRLAYAHFFILDKMLLDDQYKQFEAYSQIHRFLKGYAFAISRNPIFRKGRRISALALFINISLYRFLLLKNIEKSKKLH
- a CDS encoding O-antigen polysaccharide polymerase Wzy family protein gives rise to the protein MIDGKRLLFSLTIVSYTLTLVSGIVYLFNNNNVSLLSTLLFLLVSSLIACWNDIKYYLIHFIFYLTIFVFLVSRPTIDYFRDGALDTYHPIAYRFAFIVVMVSILGLTTGGVLARYFIARKKIKVANIGNSLKEVYIKRLRFVSLGVFLLTYPFYFIRLFERLLYRLQTSYYAYYANFESKLPYFTYILSTFTVYAMCMYLATKPKKLQATAVLVSFIAANTIHLAIGTRNPFILSILFAFVYYFMREQTEKGKWIGFKEKLAIFVGSPILMLAMGVLNYVRDNVQVSHTGFWDILLDFIYKQGTSFGVLARGFLFNSSLPYRDFRNFTFGPVLDYFARGSLGAIFGGKAFEHTTNSVELAIDSNSYAHNLSYLVLNKEYLKGHGIGSSYIMELYTDYGMIGVFLLSFLLGVLFIAMLQVAYRSRTILFALSLLILNNLFFMPRSSFSESFFNLFTMQFWGIVLVIIFVAKMLTKEN
- the mecA gene encoding adaptor protein MecA; protein product: MKMKQISDTTLKITMSLEDLMDRGMEIADFLVPQEKTEEFFYAILDELEMPDSFLDTGMLSFRVTPKPDKVDVFVTKSKIDQNLDFEDLSDLPDMEELAQMSPDEFIKTLEKSIADKTKDDIEAIQSLEQVEAKEEEQEQAEQEAESKKEPYIYYILSFAKLADLVAFAKTVTFEMETSELYKMNERYYLTILVDIENHPSPYPAWLLARMREFADDSDISRSVLQEYGQVLMSHDAVLNLQKIG
- a CDS encoding homoserine dehydrogenase, producing the protein MTVKIALLGFGTVASGVPFLLKENGGKINQSAHSDIKVAKVLVKDEDEKNRLLAAGNDFNFVTNVDDILSDQDITIVVELMGRIEPAKTFITRALEAGKHVVTANKDLLAVHGAELLEIAQANKVALYYEAAVAGGIPILRTLANSLASDKITRVLGVVNGTSNFMVTKMVEEGWSYDDALAEAQRLGFAESDPTNDVDGIDAAYKMVILSQFAFGMKIAFDDVAHKGIRNITPEDVAVAQELGYVVKLVGSIEETSSGIAAEVTPTFLPKAHPLASVNGVMNAVFVESIGIGESMYYGPGAGQKPTATSVVADIVRIVRRLNDGTIGKDFNEYSRDLVLANPEDVKANYYFSILALDSKGQVLKLAEIFNAQDISFKQILQDGKEGDKARVVIITHKINKAQLENVSAELKKVSEFDLLNTFKVLGE
- the thrB gene encoding homoserine kinase, whose product is MKIIVPATSANIGPGFDSVGVAVTKYLQIEVCEERDEWLIEHQIGKWIPHDERNLLLKIALQIVPDLQPRRLKMTSDVPLARGLGSSSSVIVAGIELANQLGQLNLSDHEKLQLATKIEGHPDNVAPAIYGNLVIASSVEGQVSAIVADFPECDFLAYIPNYELRTRDSRSVLPKKLSYKEAVAASSIANVAVAALLAGDMVTAGQAIEGDLFHERYRQDLVREFAMIKQVTKENGAYATYLSGAGPTVMVLASHDKMPTIKAELEKQPFKGKLHDLRVDTQGVRVEAK
- the msrB gene encoding peptide-methionine (R)-S-oxide reductase MsrB; protein product: MAEIYLAGGCFWGLEEYFSRISGVLETSVGYANGQVETTNYQLLKETDHAETVQVIYDEKEVSLREILLYYFRVIDPLSINQQGNDRGRQYRTGIYYQDEADLPAIYTVVQEQERMLGRKIAVEVEQLRHYILAEDYHQDYLRKNPSGYCHIDVTDADKPLIDAANYEKPSQEVLKASLSEESYRVTQEAATEAPFTNAYDQTFEEGIYVDITTGEPLFFAKDKFASGCGWPSFSRPISKELIHYYKDLSHGMERIEVRSRSGSAHLGHVFTDGPRELGGLRYCINSASLRFVAKDEMEKAGYGYLLPYLNK
- a CDS encoding ABC transporter ATP-binding protein produces the protein MKHLLSYFKPYIKESILAPLFKLLEAVFELLVPMVIAGIVDQSLPQGDQGHLWMQIGLLLIFAVIGVLVALIAQFYSAKAAVGFAKELTNDLYRHILSLPKDSRDRLTTSSLVTRLTSDTYQIQTGINQFLRLFLRAPIIVFGAIFMAYRISAELTFWFLVMVAILTIVIVGLSRLVNPLYSSLRKKTDQLVQETRQQLQGMRVIRAFGQEKRELQIFQTLNQVYARLQEKTGFLSSLLTPLTYLIVNGTLLVIIWQGYISIQGGVLSQGALIALINYLLQILVELVKLAMLINSLNQSYISAKRIEEVFAESPENIHSELEQKQVTSGRVLQVQELTFTYPDAAQPSLRDISFDMTQGQILGIIGGTGSGKSSLVQLLLGLYPVDKGNIDLYQNGRSPLNLEQWRSWIAYVPQKVELFKGTIRSNLTLGLNQEVTDQELWQALEIAQAKDFVSDKEGLLDALVEAGGRNFSGGQKQRLSIARAVLRQAPFLILDDATSALDTITESKLLKAIRENFPNMSLILISQRTSTLQMADQILLLEKGELLAVGKHDDLMKSSQVYREINASQHGKED